Proteins from a genomic interval of Diaminobutyricimonas aerilata:
- a CDS encoding LLM class flavin-dependent oxidoreductase yields the protein MKKLGFLSFGHWQPVPGSRTRTAADALLQSVELAVAAEELGADGAFVRVHHFARQLASPFPLLAAMAARTSRIEIGTGVIDMRYENPLYMAEEAAATDLLSGGRLQLGVSRGSPETALRGSETFGHVPPEGMTDADLARAHTELFRAAIAGAGLAQANPQMTGGATGALPIQPQSPGLSDRIWWGAGTRATAVWTAEQGMNLMSSTLLTEDTGVPFHELQSEQIAMYRDAWREAGHERTPRISVSRSILPITTDEDRRYFGGRSEDREDQVGWLDGGLARFGKSYVGEPEQLVRELAEDTAVADADTLLLTVPNQLGVEYNAHLLGTIVRDIAPALGWR from the coding sequence ATGAAGAAGCTCGGGTTCCTCTCCTTCGGCCACTGGCAGCCGGTGCCCGGCTCGCGCACACGCACCGCGGCGGACGCCCTCCTGCAGAGCGTCGAGCTCGCGGTCGCCGCGGAGGAGCTCGGCGCGGACGGGGCGTTCGTGCGCGTCCACCACTTCGCCCGGCAGCTCGCGTCGCCGTTCCCGCTGCTCGCCGCGATGGCCGCCCGCACGAGCCGCATCGAGATCGGCACCGGCGTCATCGACATGCGCTACGAGAACCCGCTGTACATGGCCGAGGAGGCGGCGGCCACGGATCTGCTGAGCGGCGGGCGCCTGCAGCTCGGCGTGAGCCGCGGCTCACCCGAGACGGCGCTCCGCGGCTCTGAGACGTTCGGGCACGTGCCTCCCGAGGGCATGACCGACGCCGACCTCGCCCGGGCGCACACGGAGCTCTTCCGCGCGGCGATCGCCGGGGCGGGCCTCGCGCAGGCGAACCCGCAGATGACCGGAGGGGCCACCGGCGCGCTGCCCATCCAGCCGCAGTCCCCCGGCCTCTCGGACCGGATCTGGTGGGGCGCCGGCACCCGCGCCACGGCGGTGTGGACCGCCGAGCAGGGCATGAACCTGATGAGCTCGACGCTGCTCACCGAAGACACGGGTGTGCCGTTCCACGAGCTCCAGTCGGAGCAGATCGCAATGTACCGCGACGCGTGGCGCGAGGCCGGACACGAGCGCACCCCGCGGATCTCGGTGAGTCGCAGCATCCTGCCGATCACGACGGACGAGGACCGCAGGTACTTCGGCGGACGGTCGGAGGACCGGGAGGATCAGGTCGGCTGGCTCGACGGCGGGCTCGCCCGGTTCGGAAAGAGCTACGTCGGCGAACCGGAGCAGCTCGTCCGCGAGCTCGCCGAAGACACAGCGGTCGCCGATGCCGACACCCTGTTGCTCACGGTGCCGAATCAGCTCGGGGTCGAGTACAACGCGCACCTGCTCGGCACGATCGTGCGCGATATCGCCCCCGCACTCGGTTGGCGCTGA
- a CDS encoding YdeI/OmpD-associated family protein yields the protein MVSFADKPVLELTVEQWEEFLAGDPDPGGVRLKLRKKSSTAPGMTWQEAVEVALCYGWIDGQTSRFDDDYTLQAFTPRRKNSPWSQVNVEHVARLTAEGRMRPGGVAEVERAKADGRWDAAYRVKGAVAPPDLQQALDANPAAAAFLEALPRADRFQIFFRISNIKTPAVRAARIADVVEKAARGERHYR from the coding sequence ATGGTGAGCTTCGCCGACAAACCCGTGCTCGAGCTCACGGTCGAGCAGTGGGAGGAGTTCCTCGCCGGCGACCCCGACCCGGGCGGCGTGCGTCTGAAGCTGCGCAAGAAGTCGTCGACCGCGCCCGGCATGACGTGGCAGGAGGCGGTCGAGGTCGCGCTCTGCTACGGCTGGATCGACGGGCAGACCTCGCGGTTCGACGACGACTACACCCTGCAGGCGTTCACACCCCGGCGGAAGAACAGTCCGTGGTCGCAGGTGAACGTCGAGCACGTCGCGCGGCTGACGGCCGAAGGCCGGATGCGGCCCGGCGGCGTCGCCGAGGTGGAGCGGGCGAAGGCCGACGGGCGGTGGGATGCGGCGTACCGGGTGAAGGGTGCGGTCGCCCCGCCGGATCTGCAGCAGGCACTCGACGCGAACCCCGCTGCGGCCGCGTTCCTCGAGGCGCTACCGCGCGCGGACCGCTTCCAGATCTTCTTCCGGATCTCCAACATCAAGACGCCCGCGGTGCGTGCCGCGCGCATCGCCGACGTCGTGGAGAAGGCAGCCCGCGGGGAACGTCACTACCGCTGA
- a CDS encoding VOC family protein, with amino-acid sequence MAIEITPFLWFDGRLDEAVELYTETFEGTRVLERQRYPEGAPVNAGKTMSVTIELTGRVVTLFDGGPGHPQTEAFSLMVRCDTQDEVDRYWDRLTSNGGAESMCGWLLDPFGVSWQIVPAELPGLLQHPDPAAAHRVMTAMLGMRKLDVGALKAAAAG; translated from the coding sequence GTGGCGATCGAGATCACCCCGTTCCTGTGGTTCGACGGGCGGCTGGACGAGGCCGTCGAGCTCTACACCGAGACCTTCGAGGGCACTCGGGTGCTCGAGCGGCAGCGGTACCCCGAAGGCGCACCGGTGAACGCGGGCAAGACGATGTCGGTGACGATCGAGCTCACCGGCCGGGTGGTCACGCTGTTCGACGGCGGCCCCGGACATCCGCAGACCGAGGCGTTCTCGCTCATGGTGCGGTGCGACACCCAGGACGAGGTCGACCGGTACTGGGATCGCCTCACGAGCAACGGGGGAGCCGAGAGCATGTGCGGGTGGCTCCTCGATCCGTTCGGGGTGTCGTGGCAGATCGTCCCGGCCGAGTTGCCCGGGCTGTTGCAGCACCCGGATCCCGCCGCGGCACACCGGGTGATGACGGCGATGCTGGGGATGCGCAAGCTCGACGTGGGTGCGCTCAAGGCGGCCGCCGCCGGGTGA
- a CDS encoding LLM class flavin-dependent oxidoreductase produces the protein MTRQIRFNAFDMNCVAHQSSGLWRHPDDQAHRYTDLEYWTGLAKLLESGTFDGIFIADVLGTYDVYGGTNEAAIRHGAQVPVGDPLMLVSAMALVTEHLGFGVTAGTAYEHPYPFARRMSTLDHLTKGRVGWNVVTGYLPSAARNMGHDDQLEHDDRYDHADEYLEVLYKLWEGSWEDDAVVRDRERGVYTEPSKVHEIGHKGTHFTVPGIHISEPSPQRTPVLYQAGASPRGIAFAAANAEAIFVAAHSKDVLKKTVSRIRDALEAAGRDRYAARIYTLLTIITDETSEKAQAKLEEYLSYASEEGALVFMSGWMGVDLSKYDLDEPVGNVESNAIKSVVSNFQESAAAGDEWTVRDIGRHGAIGGLGPYIVGSGAEIADQLQEWVEETDVDGFNLAYVVTPGTFEDVVRYVIPELRARGAYPESYAEGTLRNKLHGRGDRLPEEHLGASFRVRPSGVVAG, from the coding sequence ATGACCCGGCAGATCCGCTTCAACGCCTTCGACATGAACTGCGTCGCCCACCAGTCCTCCGGCCTCTGGCGTCATCCGGACGATCAGGCCCACCGCTACACCGATCTCGAGTACTGGACCGGGCTCGCGAAGCTGCTCGAGTCGGGCACCTTCGACGGCATCTTCATCGCGGACGTGCTCGGCACTTACGACGTCTACGGCGGCACGAACGAGGCCGCCATCCGGCACGGCGCGCAGGTGCCCGTCGGCGACCCGCTCATGCTCGTCTCCGCGATGGCGCTCGTCACCGAGCACCTCGGATTCGGAGTGACCGCCGGCACCGCCTACGAGCATCCGTATCCGTTCGCCCGTCGCATGTCGACGCTCGACCACCTCACGAAGGGCCGGGTCGGCTGGAACGTCGTGACCGGGTATCTGCCGAGCGCGGCCCGCAACATGGGGCACGACGACCAGCTCGAGCACGACGACCGCTACGACCACGCCGACGAGTACCTCGAGGTGCTGTACAAGCTGTGGGAGGGCTCCTGGGAGGACGACGCCGTCGTGCGCGACCGGGAGCGGGGCGTGTACACGGAACCGTCGAAGGTGCACGAGATCGGGCACAAGGGCACGCACTTCACCGTTCCGGGCATCCACATCTCGGAGCCGTCGCCGCAGCGCACCCCCGTGCTCTACCAGGCGGGCGCCTCCCCGCGAGGCATCGCCTTCGCCGCGGCGAACGCGGAGGCGATCTTCGTCGCCGCCCACAGCAAGGACGTGCTCAAGAAGACCGTGTCGCGCATCCGAGACGCCCTCGAGGCGGCCGGCCGTGACCGGTACGCCGCGCGCATCTACACGCTGCTGACGATCATCACCGACGAGACGAGCGAGAAGGCGCAGGCGAAGCTCGAGGAGTACCTCTCCTACGCGAGCGAGGAGGGCGCCCTCGTCTTCATGTCCGGCTGGATGGGCGTGGACCTCTCGAAGTACGACCTCGACGAGCCGGTCGGCAACGTCGAGAGCAACGCGATCAAGTCGGTCGTGTCGAACTTCCAGGAGTCGGCGGCCGCCGGCGACGAGTGGACGGTGCGCGACATCGGCCGGCACGGCGCCATCGGCGGCCTCGGCCCGTACATCGTCGGATCGGGCGCGGAGATCGCCGACCAGCTGCAGGAGTGGGTGGAGGAGACCGACGTCGACGGGTTCAACCTCGCCTACGTCGTGACGCCGGGTACGTTCGAGGATGTCGTGCGCTACGTCATCCCGGAGCTGCGCGCCCGTGGCGCCTATCCGGAGTCGTACGCGGAGGGCACTCTGCGCAACAAGCTGCACGGCCGCGGCGACCGGCTGCCGGAGGAGCACCTCGGGGCGTCGTTCCGCGTGCGTCCGTCGGGGGTCGTCGCCGGCTGA
- a CDS encoding YidC/Oxa1 family membrane protein insertase: MNIYTFPPVAAALDAAHATVSALADALAPLAGAHSAALAIVVVALIVRAALIPVGMATARADADRRRLAPQLQRLRERYRTQPELLQRKTMELYSTEKVSPLAGCLPLLVQAPIVSIVYGLFVSPHINGHANVLLEAPLAGAPLGTSLPSLVLAGAWWPDIAVVAVLLGIIAVVSAFSRRVSMRWAAQSPSPGMPAGTLAVLSWLPFLTVVFAAIVPLAATLYLTVTTTWALIERVLLRRRIDRIRGTA; the protein is encoded by the coding sequence GTGAACATCTACACCTTCCCGCCCGTCGCGGCGGCGCTCGACGCCGCCCACGCCACCGTCTCCGCCCTCGCCGACGCGCTCGCGCCGCTCGCGGGAGCCCATTCCGCGGCCCTCGCGATCGTGGTCGTCGCCCTCATCGTGCGTGCGGCGCTCATCCCCGTCGGCATGGCGACCGCACGTGCCGACGCCGACCGGCGCCGACTGGCTCCCCAGCTGCAGCGCTTGCGCGAGCGCTACCGCACCCAGCCCGAGCTGCTGCAGCGCAAGACGATGGAGCTGTACTCCACCGAGAAGGTGTCCCCGCTCGCGGGATGTCTTCCGCTGCTCGTGCAGGCACCCATCGTCAGCATCGTCTACGGCCTGTTCGTCTCCCCGCACATCAACGGCCACGCGAACGTGCTGCTCGAGGCGCCGCTCGCCGGGGCGCCGCTCGGCACGTCTCTTCCGTCGCTCGTGCTCGCCGGCGCGTGGTGGCCCGACATCGCCGTCGTCGCGGTGCTGCTCGGCATCATCGCGGTCGTCTCCGCCTTCTCGCGGCGCGTGTCGATGCGCTGGGCGGCGCAGAGCCCGAGCCCGGGGATGCCCGCCGGCACCCTCGCGGTGCTGAGCTGGTTGCCCTTCCTCACGGTCGTGTTCGCCGCGATCGTGCCGCTCGCCGCGACCCTGTACCTCACCGTCACGACGACGTGGGCACTCATCGAACGCGTGTTGCTCCGACGGCGGATCGACCGCATCCGGGGAACCGCGTGA
- a CDS encoding class I SAM-dependent methyltransferase, whose product MTDTEARQRWVVDHLDLRGTERVLEFGCGPGVAAALAAGRLARGSLLAVDRSPVAVARARARIGDVPHATIEQTALADLSTPEPFDVAFGVDVNVFWTGTAHAECDALARLLRPGGRLALCFSLGPTGADRIVPRVRAALAGHPFTEPTVSEGPGLLAVDAVRRP is encoded by the coding sequence GTGACCGACACCGAGGCGCGTCAGCGGTGGGTGGTCGACCACCTCGACCTGCGGGGCACGGAGCGCGTGCTCGAATTCGGTTGCGGACCGGGCGTCGCGGCGGCGCTCGCCGCCGGCCGCCTCGCCCGCGGCTCGCTGCTCGCGGTCGACCGGTCCCCGGTCGCCGTCGCACGTGCCCGCGCACGCATCGGCGACGTTCCGCACGCGACGATCGAGCAGACGGCGCTCGCCGACCTCTCCACACCGGAGCCGTTCGACGTGGCCTTCGGGGTCGACGTCAACGTCTTCTGGACGGGCACCGCGCACGCCGAGTGCGACGCGCTCGCCCGCCTGCTGCGGCCGGGCGGACGCCTCGCCCTGTGCTTCTCCCTCGGCCCGACGGGGGCCGACCGCATCGTGCCGAGGGTCAGGGCGGCGCTCGCCGGACATCCCTTCACCGAGCCGACCGTCAGCGAGGGGCCGGGCCTCCTCGCGGTCGACGCGGTGCGCCGACCCTGA
- a CDS encoding MFS transporter, which translates to MLRRSFALLWVSQALSQLGTSVSTLAYPLLVLDATGSALQAGLVGAVTAAVAFVVRVPGGVLADRFRYRPLMLAADGIRTGVLVAVTAMVLLDAVAVPLLLALVAAEVAFGTVFGPAEFALVRLLVPVEERALAVGRMQSRSQLAGLIGPLLGGVLYAVHPALPFAVDAASYTASFLLVSFVRSPQAAPTGGTGARWRDEVRAGWRWLRSDGFLLRAGLWVGALTAVFGAVGLAILVFARDRGAGSAEIGAMYAISAAGGAIGALLTPWLQRRLRPVAVLRLAAAVDTVATLALLPLESPYLIGVAGAAAFFLAPAVAAVLFGDLSARCPDHLVTRAQSTLALLVGAFAPLTPALIGAVSDRWGSAVAILGCAAAFAVLTVLAWALRPARDER; encoded by the coding sequence ATGCTTCGCCGCTCCTTCGCCCTGTTGTGGGTGTCGCAGGCGCTCTCGCAGCTGGGCACGAGCGTGTCGACGCTCGCCTATCCGCTGCTCGTGCTCGACGCGACCGGGTCGGCACTGCAGGCGGGGCTCGTCGGCGCGGTCACGGCTGCCGTCGCGTTCGTGGTGCGGGTGCCCGGGGGAGTGCTCGCCGACCGCTTCCGGTACCGGCCGCTCATGCTCGCGGCCGACGGCATCCGCACGGGCGTGCTCGTCGCCGTCACGGCGATGGTGCTCCTCGATGCGGTGGCGGTGCCGTTGCTGCTCGCCCTCGTGGCGGCTGAGGTCGCGTTCGGCACCGTTTTCGGACCGGCCGAGTTCGCGCTCGTGCGGCTGCTCGTGCCGGTCGAGGAGCGGGCACTCGCCGTCGGACGCATGCAGTCGCGCTCCCAGCTCGCCGGACTCATCGGGCCACTGCTCGGCGGCGTGCTGTACGCGGTGCATCCGGCGCTTCCCTTCGCCGTCGACGCCGCGAGCTACACGGCGTCGTTCCTGCTCGTCTCATTCGTCCGATCGCCGCAAGCCGCCCCCACCGGGGGGACCGGAGCGCGTTGGCGCGACGAGGTGCGAGCCGGATGGCGGTGGTTGCGGTCGGACGGCTTCCTGCTGCGCGCCGGCCTCTGGGTGGGTGCGCTCACCGCCGTCTTCGGCGCCGTGGGCCTCGCCATCCTCGTCTTCGCCCGCGACCGCGGTGCCGGCTCGGCGGAGATCGGCGCGATGTACGCGATCAGCGCCGCCGGGGGAGCGATCGGCGCCCTGCTCACCCCGTGGCTGCAGCGGCGGCTGCGGCCCGTCGCTGTGCTGCGCCTGGCCGCCGCCGTCGACACGGTCGCGACGCTCGCGCTGCTCCCGCTCGAGTCGCCGTACCTCATCGGCGTCGCCGGTGCCGCGGCCTTCTTCCTCGCGCCGGCCGTGGCGGCGGTGCTGTTCGGCGACCTCTCCGCGCGCTGCCCCGACCACCTCGTCACCCGCGCGCAGTCGACCCTGGCGCTGCTGGTCGGCGCCTTCGCCCCGCTCACGCCCGCGCTCATCGGCGCGGTGAGCGACCGCTGGGGCTCCGCCGTCGCGATCCTCGGGTGCGCGGCGGCATTCGCGGTGCTCACCGTGCTCGCCTGGGCGCTGCGCCCCGCGCGGGATGAACGGTGA
- a CDS encoding aminoglycoside phosphotransferase yields the protein MSRLPWTELPPAVRAWAAELLGSEIVQWQSQQGGFSPGSADIVTTAAGRRAFIKAVGFERNPESPDIHRMEARIAATFDPQLPVPHLLGVYDDGDWVALAFEPVEGEPPTLPWQRRDVVATLDACQSIARWPVPPGIPHVLDFWRSAADDWLRVQSDLDAATVAELHRLAVEAGAHIGGDHLVQLDLRADNVLITRSGRAVIVDWPWAHRGPSWFDALTLLFNVRLYDPSHDVEEYIRGHSVFETMPEDAADAVLALLAGFFLARSQEPPSPGVERVRGFQREQAEAILGWLADRFTSR from the coding sequence ATGTCGCGGTTGCCCTGGACCGAGCTGCCCCCCGCGGTGCGGGCGTGGGCGGCCGAACTGCTGGGCTCCGAAATCGTGCAGTGGCAGTCGCAGCAGGGTGGTTTCTCGCCGGGATCCGCCGACATCGTCACGACCGCCGCCGGCCGTCGGGCGTTCATCAAGGCGGTGGGATTCGAGCGCAACCCCGAGTCGCCCGACATCCACCGCATGGAAGCGCGGATCGCAGCGACCTTCGACCCGCAGCTCCCCGTGCCCCACCTGCTCGGCGTCTACGACGACGGCGACTGGGTCGCCCTCGCCTTCGAACCGGTCGAGGGTGAGCCGCCGACGCTGCCGTGGCAGCGGCGCGACGTCGTCGCGACCCTCGACGCGTGCCAGTCGATCGCGCGCTGGCCCGTGCCCCCGGGCATCCCACACGTGCTCGACTTCTGGCGCAGCGCCGCCGACGACTGGCTGCGCGTGCAGTCGGACCTCGATGCGGCGACGGTCGCCGAGCTGCACCGTCTCGCCGTGGAGGCGGGAGCCCACATCGGCGGCGACCACCTGGTGCAGCTGGATCTGCGGGCGGACAACGTGCTCATCACGAGGTCCGGACGTGCCGTGATCGTCGACTGGCCGTGGGCGCATCGCGGTCCGTCATGGTTCGACGCGCTCACCCTGCTGTTCAACGTGCGTCTCTACGATCCGTCGCACGACGTGGAGGAGTACATCCGCGGTCACTCGGTGTTCGAGACGATGCCTGAGGACGCCGCCGATGCCGTGCTCGCCCTCCTCGCGGGGTTCTTCCTCGCGCGATCGCAGGAACCGCCGTCCCCGGGCGTCGAGCGCGTGCGCGGGTTCCAGCGCGAACAGGCGGAGGCGATCCTGGGCTGGCTCGCGGACCGTTTCACGTCCCGCTGA
- the ypfJ gene encoding KPN_02809 family neutral zinc metallopeptidase: MTFNDDARIGRSRTSKRGRNAGIAVGGGGLGVIAILLVGQLLGVDLSGLVGGAPVGGSGGGTDTSLEQCDTGRDANELVECRMVGAADSLDAFWSEQLGQQYVQPQLILFEQATNTGCGSATSAVGPFYCPPDQSVYIDTSFYAELSGRFGASGGSLAQLYVVAHEWGHHISNITGAMDGLDRSETGPASDGVRLELQADCFAGAWVAGAENTLDENSTPLLKPPTPAEIADALSAASAVGDDRIQEATTGQVQPETWTHGSSEMRQRWFTIGREQGRTACDTFSVPGDDL, from the coding sequence ATGACCTTCAACGACGACGCGCGCATCGGTCGCAGCCGCACGAGCAAGCGCGGACGCAACGCCGGGATCGCCGTGGGTGGCGGCGGACTCGGCGTGATCGCCATCCTCCTCGTCGGCCAGCTGCTCGGTGTCGATCTGAGCGGACTCGTCGGCGGCGCACCCGTGGGCGGCTCCGGCGGCGGCACGGACACGAGCCTGGAGCAGTGCGACACCGGACGGGACGCCAACGAGCTCGTCGAGTGCCGGATGGTCGGCGCCGCCGACTCCCTCGACGCGTTCTGGTCCGAGCAGCTCGGGCAGCAGTACGTGCAGCCGCAGCTCATCCTGTTCGAACAGGCGACGAACACCGGTTGCGGCAGCGCGACGAGCGCGGTCGGCCCGTTCTACTGCCCACCCGACCAGTCCGTGTACATCGACACGTCGTTCTACGCGGAACTGAGCGGACGGTTCGGCGCCTCCGGGGGATCGCTCGCGCAGCTGTACGTCGTCGCCCACGAGTGGGGGCACCACATCTCGAACATCACCGGCGCGATGGACGGGTTGGACCGCAGCGAGACCGGCCCCGCCTCCGACGGCGTGCGGCTCGAGCTGCAGGCCGACTGCTTCGCCGGCGCGTGGGTGGCCGGAGCGGAGAACACGCTCGATGAGAACAGCACGCCCCTGTTGAAGCCGCCGACTCCGGCGGAGATCGCCGACGCGCTCAGCGCGGCGTCGGCGGTGGGCGACGACCGCATCCAGGAGGCGACGACCGGGCAGGTGCAGCCGGAGACCTGGACGCACGGCTCGAGCGAGATGCGGCAGCGTTGGTTCACCATCGGGCGGGAGCAGGGACGCACGGCCTGCGACACGTTCTCGGTGCCGGGCGACGACCTCTAG
- a CDS encoding DUF6412 domain-containing protein, translated as MHRWYPRLVVALTLAFLVLAVADQPQSAALVLGGAAVVMLACSVHHTVLTLAVSERLRGIGGRSREHRHVLTRTPAPQHPDTPGRARPRAPGGMIPVA; from the coding sequence GTGCACCGCTGGTATCCGCGACTCGTCGTCGCGCTGACGCTGGCCTTCCTCGTGCTCGCGGTCGCCGACCAGCCGCAATCCGCGGCACTCGTGCTCGGTGGCGCGGCCGTCGTCATGCTCGCGTGCTCGGTGCACCACACCGTGCTGACTCTCGCCGTGAGCGAGCGACTGCGGGGCATCGGCGGACGATCCCGTGAACACCGGCACGTGCTCACGCGCACGCCCGCACCTCAGCACCCGGACACGCCGGGTCGCGCTCGTCCTCGAGCCCCGGGAGGGATGATCCCGGTCGCCTGA
- a CDS encoding glycosyltransferase, with the protein MHLPAGRHFALTWSIPDQFGGMTSALLHRSRSFVHLGGVAVDVLTLDDRADYPEIERRLRERGELVDGMRLLNLWEWWRVNDPRPGSIDLGRHVFAPLAPHEGELQLREGVPIRRVRRDEHGVTTQIDHLRDDGSLAVSDRRGDDGARSIVVCDRDGVPVRSFGGAWAFYRHWLDRLTAKQRSFLIVDSKTTANFVLGYRRPHVVTVHVVHSSHLQGSARPIAPLRVSRARVFENLDALDAVVVLSERQRGDIEALLGPADHLTVIPNGRDIAPALAAPLERDPSRGIMLATLTSRKRVDHAVRAVTAASASTRVTLDVYGDGELRSRIERAAALSEGVVRLHGHDPDARRRLEEASFLLLTSRSEGFPLVLVESMAAGCLPIAYDISYGPADIIRHGRNGMLVPSGDVDALCAAILQLQAMPARRVRRMRRAARRSARRFTDRAVTRRWNRELRAAWRRKSRPDM; encoded by the coding sequence GTGCACCTTCCGGCCGGCCGTCACTTCGCGCTCACCTGGAGCATCCCCGACCAGTTCGGCGGGATGACGAGCGCGTTGCTGCACCGGTCGCGATCGTTCGTGCACCTCGGCGGAGTCGCGGTGGATGTGCTGACCCTCGACGACCGCGCCGACTACCCCGAGATCGAACGTCGTCTCCGGGAACGCGGCGAGCTCGTGGACGGCATGCGGCTGCTCAACCTCTGGGAGTGGTGGCGGGTGAACGACCCCCGGCCCGGATCGATCGACCTCGGTCGGCACGTGTTCGCTCCCCTCGCGCCGCACGAGGGGGAGCTGCAGTTGCGTGAGGGGGTCCCGATCCGCCGGGTGCGCCGCGACGAGCACGGCGTGACCACGCAGATCGACCACTTGCGCGACGACGGATCGCTCGCCGTGAGCGACCGCCGCGGTGACGATGGGGCGCGGTCGATCGTGGTGTGCGACCGGGACGGCGTGCCCGTGCGCTCCTTCGGCGGCGCGTGGGCGTTCTACCGCCATTGGCTCGACCGGCTGACGGCGAAGCAGCGGTCCTTTCTGATCGTGGACAGCAAGACCACCGCGAACTTCGTGCTCGGATACCGCCGACCGCACGTCGTCACCGTGCACGTCGTGCACAGTTCGCACCTGCAGGGGTCGGCCCGACCGATCGCGCCGCTGCGCGTCTCGCGCGCCCGGGTGTTCGAGAACCTCGACGCGCTCGACGCCGTGGTCGTGCTCAGCGAGCGTCAGCGCGGCGACATCGAGGCTCTGCTCGGACCGGCGGACCACCTCACCGTCATCCCGAACGGGCGCGACATCGCTCCGGCGCTCGCGGCTCCGCTCGAACGCGACCCGTCGCGGGGGATCATGCTCGCGACGCTCACGAGCCGCAAACGGGTGGACCACGCGGTCCGCGCGGTGACCGCCGCGAGTGCGTCGACGCGCGTCACGCTCGATGTGTACGGGGACGGTGAACTGCGCAGCAGGATCGAACGCGCCGCCGCGCTGTCCGAGGGGGTGGTGCGGCTGCACGGGCACGACCCGGACGCCCGCCGTCGGCTCGAGGAGGCCTCGTTCCTGCTCCTCACCTCGCGCAGCGAGGGGTTCCCGCTCGTGCTCGTCGAGTCGATGGCCGCCGGATGCCTCCCGATCGCCTACGACATCTCCTACGGTCCGGCCGACATCATCCGTCACGGCCGCAACGGGATGCTGGTCCCCTCCGGGGACGTGGACGCTCTGTGCGCGGCGATTCTGCAGCTGCAGGCCATGCCCGCCCGACGGGTGCGGCGGATGCGTCGAGCCGCCCGCCGTTCGGCACGCCGCTTCACCGATCGCGCCGTGACCCGACGGTGGAACCGCGAGCTCCGCGCCGCCTGGCGGCGCAAGTCGCGTCCGGACATGTGA